One Dictyoglomus thermophilum H-6-12 DNA window includes the following coding sequences:
- the galE gene encoding UDP-glucose 4-epimerase GalE, producing the protein MGVILVTGGAGYIGSHVVKELLKKGYKVVVLDNLQKGHKKAVLTPYFENVDLKEKNLLKGVFEKYEIDAIMHFAALSTVGESMREPFKYYENNILGGLNLLELMKDHNIKYFIFSSTAAVYGEPQVIPIPEDHPKNPTNVYGSSKLMFEEILNWYDRIYGIKYVSLRYFNAAGADPEGELGEDHRPETHLIPIVLKTALGQREYVEIYGTDYPTPDGTCIRDYIHVVDLAEAHILALEALFDGMSSEIFNLGNERGYSVREVISIAEKVVGQKIPVKEGQRRPGDPAVLIASSNKIKKNLKWKPKFNDLETMISTAWNWMKKHPFGYSE; encoded by the coding sequence ATGGGAGTTATACTCGTTACAGGTGGAGCAGGATATATAGGAAGTCATGTGGTAAAAGAGCTACTTAAAAAAGGTTATAAAGTTGTAGTGCTTGATAACTTACAAAAAGGTCATAAAAAAGCAGTTCTAACACCTTATTTTGAAAACGTAGACCTAAAGGAAAAAAATCTTTTGAAAGGTGTTTTTGAAAAATATGAGATTGATGCGATAATGCATTTTGCTGCACTAAGTACTGTAGGTGAGTCTATGAGAGAGCCTTTCAAGTATTACGAGAATAATATATTGGGCGGTTTAAATCTATTAGAACTAATGAAAGATCATAACATAAAATACTTTATCTTTTCTTCTACCGCTGCTGTTTATGGGGAACCTCAAGTAATTCCGATACCCGAAGATCATCCTAAGAATCCTACTAATGTCTATGGTTCTTCTAAGTTAATGTTCGAAGAAATACTTAATTGGTATGACAGAATATATGGCATTAAATACGTTTCTTTGAGATATTTCAATGCTGCAGGAGCAGATCCTGAAGGAGAGCTTGGTGAAGATCATAGACCTGAAACTCACCTAATACCTATAGTTTTGAAGACTGCGTTAGGTCAAAGGGAGTATGTGGAGATATATGGAACTGATTATCCAACTCCTGATGGTACATGTATAAGAGATTATATTCATGTAGTAGATCTGGCTGAAGCTCATATTCTTGCTTTAGAGGCGCTCTTTGATGGGATGAGCTCAGAAATTTTTAATTTGGGCAACGAGAGAGGATATTCGGTGAGGGAAGTAATCAGTATTGCTGAAAAAGTTGTAGGACAAAAGATCCCAGTTAAGGAAGGACAGAGAAGACCAGGGGATCCTGCGGTACTTATTGCGAGTTCTAATAAGATAAAAAAGAATCTTAAATGGAAACCTAAATTTAATGATTTGGAAACCATGATTTCAACTGCTTGGAATTGGATGAAAAAGCATCCTTTTGGATATTCTGAATAA
- a CDS encoding DegT/DnrJ/EryC1/StrS family aminotransferase — translation MKIPAFDLTRQYKKISNELLPLLEQTFSKGQFILGENVSLLEKELANYCNTKYSLGVASGTDALLISLEALGIKEGDEVITTPFTFFATSEVISLLKAKPVFVDIDPVTYNIDPEKVEDAISPKTKGIIPVHLFGQMAEMDDLTYLAEKYDLFIVEDACQAIGAEYKGKKAGSIGDTGCFSFFPTKNLGGYGDGGLITTNNEEVYEKAKLLRVHGSSKKYYHEMIGHNSRLDEIQAVILRVKLRYLDSWIERRREIARIYSENLKELDIIVPEEKPYLKHVYHQYVIRVKKRDELQNYLASKGIGTAIYYPLPLHLQKCYEDLGYKKGDFPEAEKASEEVLALPMWPELTDEEVYYVIESIREFYKKNGG, via the coding sequence TTCGAATGAACTTTTGCCTCTTTTAGAACAGACATTTTCAAAAGGTCAATTTATCTTAGGGGAGAATGTTAGTTTGTTGGAAAAAGAACTGGCTAATTATTGTAATACAAAATATAGTTTGGGTGTTGCGTCGGGTACTGATGCTCTGCTTATATCTTTAGAAGCTTTAGGAATAAAAGAAGGGGATGAGGTCATAACTACTCCCTTTACTTTTTTCGCTACTTCAGAGGTAATATCCTTGTTGAAGGCGAAACCAGTTTTTGTAGATATCGATCCTGTTACTTATAACATAGATCCAGAGAAAGTTGAAGATGCTATTTCTCCTAAGACAAAAGGGATAATCCCTGTACACCTCTTTGGTCAAATGGCTGAAATGGATGATTTAACTTATCTTGCAGAAAAATATGATCTTTTTATTGTTGAAGATGCTTGCCAAGCAATAGGTGCGGAGTACAAAGGGAAAAAGGCGGGTAGTATTGGAGATACTGGTTGTTTTAGCTTTTTTCCTACAAAAAATTTAGGTGGCTATGGAGATGGTGGTCTTATTACTACTAACAACGAAGAAGTTTATGAAAAAGCCAAACTTTTGAGGGTACATGGTAGTTCTAAGAAGTATTATCATGAAATGATAGGTCATAATAGCAGATTGGATGAAATTCAAGCAGTAATATTAAGAGTAAAATTAAGGTATTTAGATTCTTGGATAGAGAGAAGGAGAGAAATTGCAAGAATATATTCTGAAAACTTGAAAGAGTTGGACATAATAGTTCCAGAAGAAAAGCCTTATTTAAAACATGTTTATCATCAGTATGTAATAAGGGTAAAAAAGAGAGACGAACTTCAAAATTATTTGGCTTCTAAGGGTATTGGAACAGCAATATACTATCCATTGCCATTACATTTGCAAAAATGCTATGAGGATTTAGGATACAAGAAGGGTGATTTTCCTGAGGCAGAAAAGGCAAGTGAAGAGGTATTAGCACTACCCATGTGGCCTGAACTTACTGATGAAGAGGTATATTATGTAATCGAATCTATAAGAGAGTTTTATAAGAAAAATGGAGGGTAG
- the smpB gene encoding SsrA-binding protein SmpB, producing the protein MAKGKKIVAVNRKARHDYSILETFEAGIALTGTEVKSLRNGKVSLQDSYADVKNGEVWIYNLHISPYEHGNIYNHDPKRPRKLLLNKDEIAYLVGKVKERGLTLIPLSIYFNERGWAKVELGLAKGKKLYDKRRDIAEREERRELERLYKLKY; encoded by the coding sequence ATGGCAAAGGGAAAAAAGATTGTAGCGGTTAATAGAAAAGCAAGACATGATTATTCCATCCTAGAGACCTTTGAGGCTGGAATAGCTCTGACGGGTACCGAAGTTAAATCTCTTAGGAACGGTAAGGTGAGTTTGCAAGATAGTTATGCAGATGTTAAAAATGGTGAGGTTTGGATTTATAATTTGCATATAAGTCCTTATGAACATGGAAATATTTATAATCATGATCCTAAGAGACCGAGAAAGCTTCTTCTCAATAAAGATGAGATTGCATATCTGGTAGGGAAAGTAAAAGAAAGAGGCTTGACTTTGATACCACTTTCTATATACTTTAACGAGCGGGGTTGGGCAAAGGTAGAATTGGGTCTTGCAAAGGGTAAGAAGCTTTACGATAAAAGAAGAGATATAGCAGAAAGAGAAGAAAGACGTGAATTGGAGAGATTATATAAGTTAAAATATTAG